Proteins from a single region of Amycolatopsis sp. CA-230715:
- a CDS encoding M20 family metallopeptidase, whose translation MSALKNAARARIDRHADALIRLSERLHADPETAWEEHRAAASVPELLDHAGFAVTSHYLGLDTAFHARFGSGPTRIAVCAEYDALPGLGHACGHNLIAASSVGAALGLSEVADDAGITVEVYGTPAEEGGGGKIELLDRGAFDGVDLAMLAHPAPVDVAEARPFAVSHSKISYTGKSAHAAAYPEAGVNAADAFTVAQVAIGLLRQQLPASARVHGVVTHAGDAPNAIPEHATGRWYVRAETLAELAELEPRVLRAFEAGALATGCELAVEPESKPYAEFRADERALAAYRANALALGREFTEGAAASRMNRASTDMGNVSQVVPAIHPYVGIGSLPAINHQREFAAHCVGGTAQRALLDSAIALAWTGADRAVTP comes from the coding sequence ATGTCCGCACTGAAGAACGCCGCCAGGGCACGGATCGACCGGCACGCCGACGCGCTGATCCGCCTGTCGGAACGGCTGCACGCCGACCCGGAGACCGCGTGGGAGGAGCACCGCGCCGCGGCCTCGGTCCCGGAACTGCTCGACCACGCCGGATTCGCGGTCACCTCGCACTACCTCGGCCTGGACACGGCGTTCCACGCGCGCTTCGGCAGCGGGCCGACGCGGATCGCGGTGTGCGCCGAGTACGACGCGCTGCCCGGCCTCGGCCACGCGTGCGGGCACAACCTCATCGCGGCCAGTTCGGTCGGCGCGGCCCTCGGACTGTCCGAAGTGGCCGATGACGCCGGGATCACCGTCGAGGTCTACGGCACCCCGGCCGAAGAGGGCGGCGGCGGCAAGATCGAACTGCTCGACCGCGGCGCGTTCGACGGTGTGGACCTCGCGATGCTGGCGCACCCGGCGCCGGTGGACGTCGCCGAGGCGCGGCCGTTCGCGGTCAGCCACTCGAAGATCTCCTACACCGGCAAGTCCGCGCACGCGGCCGCCTACCCCGAGGCCGGGGTCAACGCGGCCGACGCGTTCACCGTCGCCCAGGTCGCCATCGGGCTGCTCCGCCAGCAGCTCCCGGCATCGGCGCGGGTGCACGGCGTCGTGACGCACGCCGGTGACGCGCCGAACGCGATCCCGGAGCACGCCACCGGCCGCTGGTACGTGCGCGCCGAAACGCTCGCCGAGCTGGCGGAGCTGGAACCGCGCGTGCTGCGCGCGTTCGAGGCCGGGGCGCTGGCCACCGGGTGCGAACTGGCCGTGGAGCCGGAAAGCAAGCCGTACGCCGAGTTCCGCGCGGACGAGCGCGCGCTGGCCGCCTACCGCGCCAACGCGCTCGCACTCGGCCGCGAGTTCACCGAGGGCGCCGCGGCGTCGCGGATGAACCGCGCCTCCACCGACATGGGCAACGTCTCGCAGGTGGTGCCCGCCATCCACCCCTACGTCGGCATCGGCTCCCTGCCCGCGATCAACCACCAGCGCGAGTTCGCGGCGCACTGCGTCGGCGGCACCGCACAGCGGGCGCTGCTCGACAGCGCGATCGCGCTCGCGTGGACCGGCGCCGACCGCGCGGTGACCCCGTGA
- a CDS encoding MFS transporter, which translates to MTASPDELTAVADPATLRRSVAAGAVGVFVHWFDWAAYAYLASTIASVFFPEGDATAGLLAVFGVFAVSFGIRPIGALVFGPLGDRIGRKRTLSLVIFVMSGATLAIGLLPGYATIGIAAPLLLVFLRLLQGFAAGGEFGSAASFLAEYAPRRRRGFGVSWLEVGSLLGFLSGSFVFLLLSVGLSEAQLASWGWRIPFLIAAPLGVIGFFIRSRIEDTPEYRALEATDNVPRSPVRELFRHHRKQLLQAAGLMTMMHVPFYAVLTYLVTYETDYLGHSSGSAALLSTVISLVGLVLVPAFGRLSDRVGRRPVLIGAGIALFVLATPAYLLMRTGLTGTWVGGLVLGVVLAAILGTYAVWSAEIFPTRTRQGGLSIAYNLTAALFAGTVPYLMTVLISATGSTLVPGPYLMVAAVIGLIAAFSLPETAGNPLLHKEDLADTGR; encoded by the coding sequence ATGACCGCGTCGCCCGACGAACTGACCGCCGTAGCCGACCCCGCCACGCTGCGCCGCAGCGTCGCGGCCGGTGCCGTCGGGGTGTTCGTGCACTGGTTCGACTGGGCCGCCTACGCCTATCTCGCGAGCACCATCGCGTCGGTCTTCTTCCCCGAAGGCGACGCCACCGCGGGGCTGCTCGCCGTGTTCGGGGTCTTCGCGGTCTCGTTCGGGATCCGGCCGATCGGCGCGCTGGTGTTCGGGCCGCTCGGCGACCGGATCGGCCGCAAGCGCACGCTGTCGCTCGTCATCTTCGTGATGTCCGGTGCCACGCTCGCCATCGGCCTGCTGCCAGGGTACGCCACGATCGGGATCGCGGCCCCGCTCCTGCTGGTCTTTTTGCGGCTGTTACAGGGGTTCGCGGCGGGCGGCGAGTTCGGCAGCGCGGCGAGCTTCCTGGCGGAGTACGCGCCGCGCCGCCGCCGCGGCTTCGGCGTCAGCTGGCTCGAAGTCGGTTCCCTGCTGGGATTCCTGTCCGGCTCGTTCGTGTTCCTGCTGCTCTCGGTCGGCCTGTCGGAGGCGCAGCTCGCGTCCTGGGGCTGGCGGATCCCGTTCCTGATCGCGGCTCCGCTGGGCGTCATCGGGTTCTTCATCCGGAGCAGGATCGAGGACACCCCGGAGTACCGCGCGCTCGAGGCGACCGACAACGTGCCCCGGAGCCCGGTGCGGGAACTGTTCCGCCACCACCGGAAGCAGCTGTTGCAGGCGGCCGGGCTGATGACCATGATGCACGTGCCGTTCTACGCGGTGCTCACCTATCTCGTCACCTACGAGACCGACTACCTCGGCCACTCCTCCGGCAGCGCCGCCCTGCTGTCGACGGTGATCTCGCTCGTCGGGCTGGTCCTCGTCCCGGCGTTCGGGCGCCTGTCCGACCGCGTCGGCAGGCGCCCGGTCCTGATCGGCGCGGGCATCGCGCTGTTCGTCCTCGCGACCCCGGCGTACCTGCTGATGCGCACCGGCCTCACCGGGACGTGGGTCGGCGGACTCGTGCTCGGCGTCGTGCTCGCCGCGATCCTCGGCACCTACGCGGTGTGGTCCGCGGAGATCTTCCCGACCCGCACCCGCCAAGGCGGCCTGTCGATCGCGTACAACCTCACCGCCGCGCTGTTCGCGGGCACCGTGCCGTACCTGATGACCGTGCTGATCTCGGCCACCGGGAGCACCCTGGTCCCCGGCCCGTACCTCATGGTCGCCGCCGTGATCGGGTTGATCGCGGCGTTCTCCCTGCCCGAAACCGCGGGCAACCCGTTGCTGCACAAGGAAGACCTGGCGGACACCGGCCGCTAG
- a CDS encoding transporter produces the protein MGVLILAVMAAGVLLMLTRVLPTAFALGFMAIGIALCAGQPLFGGKDSVAQAVLQTGAPMLASTMIAVLLGSWLGTLMEDTGIAATIVRKIVEFGGERPTAVALGVFAVSILCGSITGSAAAAMLAGVVGIPAMIAVGIPAVVAGGTVLMGLAAGLPLELIGWQFLSDAVKLPLEEVRSFQLKVFPIALVLGIAYIVVELRRKGVRHAWSVRAPGKARVRRGDAPWYALVTPLLPIVLALGFAVPIVPSLLAGVGYALIATTRPGGFGTTALKSLYRAFDVAAPPIVLFIAIGMLLSAVKLPGAVKALSPMVSAISPSSPWFFVLVFAVLVPLCLYRGPLNVYGLGAGIAGVLVSGGIYPAPAVLGLMSSYGQVLCVSDPTSTQTVWSAQYAGVRPEKVMLSTLPYTWLMAIGSLALTSLLFLA, from the coding sequence ATGGGCGTGCTCATTCTCGCCGTGATGGCCGCCGGGGTGCTCCTGATGCTGACCAGGGTGCTGCCCACCGCGTTCGCGCTCGGGTTCATGGCGATCGGGATCGCGCTGTGCGCGGGGCAGCCACTCTTCGGCGGCAAGGACAGTGTCGCGCAGGCCGTCCTGCAGACCGGTGCGCCGATGCTCGCCTCGACGATGATCGCGGTGCTGCTCGGGTCCTGGCTCGGCACGCTGATGGAGGACACCGGGATCGCCGCGACGATCGTGCGCAAGATCGTCGAGTTCGGCGGGGAACGGCCGACCGCGGTCGCGCTCGGCGTGTTCGCGGTGTCCATCCTGTGCGGCAGCATCACCGGCTCGGCGGCCGCAGCCATGCTGGCCGGGGTCGTCGGCATCCCGGCGATGATCGCGGTCGGCATCCCGGCCGTGGTCGCGGGCGGGACCGTCCTGATGGGACTCGCGGCTGGCCTGCCGCTGGAGCTGATCGGCTGGCAGTTCCTGTCCGACGCGGTGAAGCTGCCGCTGGAGGAGGTGCGCTCGTTCCAGCTGAAGGTCTTCCCGATCGCGCTGGTGCTCGGGATCGCTTATATCGTCGTGGAACTGCGCCGCAAGGGCGTCCGGCACGCCTGGTCCGTGCGGGCGCCGGGGAAGGCGCGGGTGCGGCGGGGCGACGCGCCGTGGTACGCGCTGGTGACACCGCTGCTGCCGATCGTGCTGGCGCTCGGCTTCGCCGTGCCGATCGTGCCGTCCCTGCTCGCGGGCGTGGGCTACGCGCTGATCGCCACCACCCGGCCCGGCGGTTTCGGCACCACCGCGCTGAAATCGCTGTACCGCGCGTTCGACGTGGCCGCGCCGCCGATCGTGCTGTTCATCGCGATCGGGATGCTGCTTTCGGCGGTGAAGCTGCCCGGCGCGGTCAAGGCGCTCTCGCCGATGGTGTCCGCGATCAGCCCGTCCTCGCCGTGGTTCTTCGTGCTCGTGTTCGCTGTGCTCGTCCCGCTGTGCCTCTACCGCGGCCCGCTCAACGTCTACGGGCTCGGCGCCGGGATCGCCGGGGTGCTGGTCTCCGGCGGGATCTACCCGGCGCCCGCGGTGCTCGGGCTGATGTCGTCCTACGGCCAGGTGCTGTGCGTGTCCGATCCGACGAGCACGCAGACGGTGTGGAGCGCGCAGTACGCCGGGGTCCGGCCGGAGAAGGTGATGCTGTCGACCCTGCCCTACACCTGGCTCATGGCCATCGGCAGCCTCGCGCTGACCTCCCTGCTTTTTCTCGCCTAG
- a CDS encoding hydantoinase/oxoprolinase family protein — translation MARKRVRIGIDVGGTFTDAVAVDAETFALLAKAKVPTSHDHPDGVAGGILLALEKLRAEAGIGAEDVSFLAHGTTQATNALLEGDVAVVGIAGIGRGFDAFATRRLRSLGKLEPAPGRPLPIRYAAVPDPGDAVAVKAAVDRLRADGAEVIAAVEPFSVDDPLGERAVAAEARARGLPATATHEITGLYGLAKRARTAVLNAAIMPRMVETADLVERSVAAAGITAPLMVVRGDGGVMALPEMRARPLLTALSGPAAGVAGALMGEKLSEGIFLETGGTSTDISVIRRGRVQVRHARLAGRETYLPSLDVRTVGVGGGSMIRFDGTSIAGAGPRSAHIAGLPYACFADASALDGAELVTVSPRPDDPADYVALRTGEGGRYAITVTCAANAAGVVPSGSYARCDPASAKAALVPLARALNLSVVDAARTVLDHAVRPVRAVVDQLIDAYRLDDGALALVGGGGGAAAVTPYLGESSTMDWRIAAHSEVISPLGAALALVRESVERIVPTPTHADVLAVRADAERAVVAQGADPAGVEVDVTVDPQRNLIRAIATGATELRTKDRSASAADAELTAEVARSLGVGLAEVTELARTAHHRVLGARVRGRGFRRLKPPRLRLRVIDEDGVIRVHSPDAVVRSVTAGTAAAELTASVDERTSFGDGGSRAPAVRLLVGPKIADLSGVLDTGQLLALIRTETGTRPADEPVVAILEAR, via the coding sequence ATGGCGCGAAAGCGAGTGCGGATCGGGATCGACGTCGGCGGCACCTTCACCGACGCGGTCGCGGTGGACGCGGAGACGTTCGCCCTGCTCGCCAAGGCGAAGGTGCCGACCAGTCACGACCACCCGGACGGGGTGGCCGGGGGAATCCTGCTGGCGCTGGAAAAACTGCGCGCGGAGGCGGGGATCGGCGCCGAGGACGTCTCGTTCCTGGCGCACGGCACCACGCAGGCCACGAACGCACTGCTCGAAGGCGACGTCGCGGTGGTCGGGATCGCCGGGATCGGCCGGGGGTTCGACGCCTTCGCCACGCGCAGGCTGCGGTCGCTCGGGAAGCTGGAACCCGCGCCGGGCAGGCCGCTGCCGATCCGGTACGCCGCGGTGCCCGATCCGGGCGACGCGGTCGCGGTGAAGGCGGCGGTGGACCGGCTGCGGGCGGACGGCGCCGAGGTGATCGCGGCGGTGGAACCGTTCAGTGTGGACGATCCGCTCGGGGAACGCGCCGTGGCCGCCGAGGCCAGGGCGCGGGGCCTGCCCGCCACGGCGACGCACGAGATCACCGGGCTCTACGGGCTGGCGAAGCGCGCGCGGACGGCGGTGCTCAACGCCGCGATCATGCCGCGCATGGTCGAAACGGCCGATCTCGTCGAACGCAGCGTGGCCGCGGCCGGGATCACCGCGCCGTTGATGGTCGTGCGCGGGGACGGCGGCGTGATGGCGCTGCCGGAGATGCGGGCGAGGCCGCTGCTGACCGCGTTGTCCGGACCGGCGGCCGGGGTCGCGGGCGCGCTGATGGGGGAGAAGCTCAGCGAGGGGATCTTCCTGGAGACCGGGGGCACCTCGACCGACATCAGCGTGATCCGGCGCGGCCGTGTCCAGGTGCGGCACGCGCGGCTCGCCGGGCGGGAGACCTACCTGCCCTCGCTCGACGTCCGCACGGTAGGGGTCGGCGGGGGCTCGATGATCCGGTTCGACGGGACGTCGATCGCCGGGGCGGGGCCGCGCAGCGCGCACATCGCCGGTCTGCCCTATGCCTGCTTCGCCGACGCGTCCGCTTTGGACGGTGCCGAACTGGTGACCGTCTCACCGAGGCCGGACGACCCGGCGGACTACGTCGCGCTGCGGACCGGCGAGGGCGGCCGGTACGCGATCACGGTGACCTGCGCGGCGAACGCCGCCGGGGTCGTGCCTTCCGGCAGCTACGCGCGCTGCGACCCCGCGTCGGCGAAGGCCGCGCTGGTCCCGCTGGCCCGCGCGCTGAACCTGTCCGTTGTGGACGCCGCGCGGACGGTGCTCGACCACGCCGTGCGCCCGGTGAGGGCCGTGGTGGACCAGCTGATCGACGCGTACCGGCTGGACGACGGCGCCCTCGCGCTCGTCGGCGGTGGCGGTGGCGCGGCCGCCGTCACCCCGTACCTCGGTGAATCGTCCACTATGGATTGGCGGATCGCCGCGCACAGCGAAGTGATCAGCCCGCTCGGGGCCGCGCTCGCCCTCGTGCGCGAATCCGTGGAGCGCATCGTGCCCACCCCCACGCACGCGGACGTGCTGGCGGTACGGGCCGACGCCGAGCGCGCGGTCGTCGCGCAGGGCGCCGATCCGGCCGGGGTCGAGGTCGACGTCACGGTCGATCCCCAGCGCAACCTGATCCGCGCGATCGCGACCGGCGCCACCGAACTGCGGACGAAGGACCGCTCGGCGAGCGCCGCGGACGCGGAGCTGACCGCCGAGGTGGCCCGCTCGCTCGGGGTCGGCCTCGCCGAGGTGACCGAACTGGCGCGGACCGCGCACCACCGCGTGCTCGGCGCGCGCGTCCGGGGCCGCGGTTTCCGCCGCCTGAAACCGCCGAGGCTGCGGCTGCGGGTGATCGACGAGGACGGGGTGATCCGGGTGCACAGCCCGGACGCGGTGGTCCGCAGCGTCACCGCGGGCACCGCGGCGGCGGAGCTGACCGCGTCCGTCGACGAACGCACGAGCTTCGGCGACGGCGGCTCCAGAGCACCCGCCGTCCGGTTGCTGGTGGGACCGAAGATCGCCGACCTGTCCGGCGTGCTCGACACCGGCCAGCTGCTCGCACTGATCAGGACCGAAACCGGAACCCGGCCCGCGGACGAACCCGTCGTGGCGATCCTGGAGGCCCGATGA